DNA from Mugil cephalus isolate CIBA_MC_2020 chromosome 5, CIBA_Mcephalus_1.1, whole genome shotgun sequence:
GTAGATTATACCCAGAGTAGAGTATTAcgaagaaacaagaaaaagatattatgaaaacaaaaagtattggTAAGGATTATAGTGTCACGGTTTTATTACAATGTTAGAAGATAATGGATTCtattttacagtaaatactTGAGCAGTGCTCAAAAATATTGTCATGGGGCTGTAATTAGTGATAACAGCTACGCAGATCAAACCGACATGCGTCTTTTCATCTGCCTCCTGATATTTCTTTTTGAGGAGTCTGATTGCTCAGCTTGTTCCAAGATTAGGAGCATTAGATTTAATAAGtcattgtgctttttaaaattcCATCTGACGTGAAAGCCTCGGTTTTAGCATTGAAAGCAGACACTCTGTAGTCACACTTAATCCACTTTTATTAACGTCTCATTGTGCAAAACCAGATTCTCCGTCTTATACTTTCCCATCACGCGTTTCTTAAAGCACACCACTGAAAACACTCGCGTACTGCTACAGCTTTCTCTCTACTTACGATTACAACTTTTATTGCATAAATTCTGTGTCCTTGTGCCTTTCGCCACCACAAACCTTCAGCACTGTACATTGAAAATATGGCTAGGGTCGTTAGCATAATTACCTGGACTCATAATGTGACACGAATCTAAGGCACTAGGAGTCATAGATGATGGTCCGCATATTCTGCTGAAGCACACGTAAATCTAGGACGATGtacagagggtatgcacgtgacgtcacagcaagcgaagtctccatggttacggccactgagtgtcAAAAAGTGAGATTCAACATGGAGATTAGTCGcgttagtttgaatcataggctttgaTGGCatctaaattgtgaaattaatttaaagaaaaggtgaagagctgttgtgcgattgtaACAACAGATtagaaaagcagtcagagatatatttttacagatatctggcaaagaaaagagaagtaaatggatcgctgtattacaaagaaaacactgaaacctggtgttgtagttctcatttagtgtcaggtaacattaatttatgctgtatttttttgctgtcataccttaagttattTCTTAAATTACGTTCTGGAGGTCTGTCAGAAGTCTGTCCATGTTGTTGTCTTAGTGTatttacggccgacagtaactatttcagttccaacaataaataacattaaaacaataaacggaatatttgcgatcactcctcgtcatccttttaagtgttatatgtccaacattacttctcagtaaagctcttttCAATTttgctacatttatcataattgaaattacctaaaactaacttaaactaactgatccacttttccaaatccatactagttcgtatggatcactgtcgagtccaattgtccgcATGTTTCACCGGTCTCGCTgtgtttactgatacatttcgccatgtttttgccactcaggggggcgtggccccgggcggcggtgacgtcagtgcataccctctatagtcACAGCAGCTATTTCTGCTCAGCAAATACATGTGAGATAAAAGACATGGGAAATACAAAACAAGAGCACATGATCCATATGTTCTTTCTTAGCCGAAAGTCAGATGCTCACGTATGCAGTCTGGGAGGAGCCTTTGTCACAGTTCTGCATATGAAGAGCGTAGCGTGTCTCCGGATAGGATTCATCCATACGAAATGGAAACCTTATAGGCACAGTATTGTCCTGGCGTGGCTAATCTCCATTTGGGGGGTTCAGGATCCATATCCAGCAAAGCCTGAGAAGTGGCAGCAGGTGGTTGTCCGTCGGCGGGAGTCTCCTCGCCCGTCTGAGCCTCCGGACCGTCACGGCCGATACGTCTTGATCACGTCTTTGATGGGCCTCCTGCATATCGGGCAGCACGCGTTGATCTGTCTCTTCAGCTTCAGGCCGCAGTCGTTGCACAGACACATGTGTCCGCAGGTGTAGATGACCGTGTCCACCTCGTGGTCAAAGCAGACGGTGCACTCTCCGTTCTTGCCAGCAGAGGGCGGCTCTGGGGCGGAGAAGGAGGGCGAGGTGGGGGGACTGAGAGGGGAGCTGGGAGCAGTCactggaggaaagaggagaaagcgGCTTAAAAATGAGGCGCACACGGGCGCATGTACACAGACAACCAATGGTctaaattaagatttttttatatatatatttagttaattataaggccttcattttaaaatcttaatCTGACACCTTGTTATTTGCTAAATTATTACTACTAAATACAAAAGTGGTATGTACTAGACACTGGTCAACTAAATGTTTGGTTTACATATCAAAAATCTATTAGAATCAGCGTCACAATATCAGTAGCTAGGGAATGACCGTCAAACGTACTagaatgtcaaaaaaaaaaggcctcaaaCGTTCACATTCGAGAAGCTAACTAGcagcagatttgtttttgttgcctgACAACATCAATTTTTCTACTAAGTGTTACAGCTGTGACATGTAGGACTATttccaaaatgtaatataaaaaaagggAGATCTGCTGCTGTCCCCCCAGAAGAGAGACAaaacatctttctcttttcGCCTGTCAAGTCTAGCGTGAAGCGTACTGCCCGGCGTGCCTCTGAACCACTGGAAAACTATAGAGACTGCGCGGGGGTTTCTATAACCACTGTGCCTTTACGTGTGGCGTCAACATTTGGCAACTTACCTAGAGAGGAttcagaggcagaggaggatcTGTTGACGCTGAACGCCAGGTCTGAGTCACTGTCATCTGGGCTGCTGCTCTGAGAAGTGGTGGGGGATGTGGAGGGAGGACTGGACTGCAGCGTTCCTGTgttacaaagacaaacaaacaggactGAACTCTAGATAATTGACCTCATCTGCCTCTAATGTTGGGAATCATACATTTAACTGTGCGGTTTTGATTTCAGTACGGGCAGTCCTTGAGTTGTTTGAAAGCGATCCAGGCCAGTGACCAGCCCTAACCAGTCGGATTACGTACTGGATTCAGAGAGCGGCGTTCTTATCGTCGCGTCCGTTTTGGGAGAATATTCTTGGATCAGAGACAAGCGAAATGGGGTCTGAGCTGATGGGAGTTTACGTGGGAGCATTGGGACTGGGACAGATAGGTCACAGCTCAAAGCTGAAGAGGCTCATGCAGACATGGGCAACTTAAACGCATTCCTTTAGTCTGGGAAAAAAGTACTGTGGGGGCTGCCTGGGACACACATTTATCATTTCGGCATTAAAGCGAGATTTTGAGAAATATGCTTTTTTACTTTGTGGCAAAGGGATGAATATAAAGATTGATGCTACTTGTATTTTGTCCAAAACACATGCTACAGCCAGGAGCCATTAACTTTTCAGTCAGTGTGAAATCAAACGCTAAGTGTCTTCATATGATGTGTTAGCGTTATACGTCATTTATGTGCCAGCATCTGGCCCGGCAGGATGaaaaagttgttttgtgtgtattctTATTTCAGAGTCTGTCAAATGAGGTGATGAATCGTCTTTGGAGTTGACCAATCAGAAACATGTGTGAAAAAATAACACGGGGCCTATAAAGTTTAATCCACGGCTTTTAAACGTCCCAGATAAAAGGGCATCCTTCATGCGCTCATCcggtttttcacattttcacatacTCCTCGGGAAAGAATGGTTTCATCTTTTTACAATTATGAGACAAACTAAATTCTCGGAACTTAAGGAGTTGCCGTGCAAGCCGAGTAAACTGAAGCCCTGTTTTGGTTCCCGAATCACCTCCCCTCACCTCCGCGCTGCTCTGAACGCACTTACCGAGTATCCTGAGTCTGTTGACGGCCCCGTGGAGGGTGAAGAAGGCCCACAGGACCTGAGAGGAGTCCACGCACAGCAGCCTGCCTCGCCCCACTCCGTTCACCCCGTGGTGCACCTCCCCGCCGGGCAGCACGCTGAAGCTGAGCACGTCTCCGGAGCCGAGCGTGGGGAAGCCCCGGTGCAGCACCCAGTACTCTTTGCGGTCCAGGAGAACCTCGGGGTCCGCCGGCAGATCTCCGGCGTGCAGGCCGGCCGGGTCGCAGGACGTCAAACCGAACGACAGCGCCCCGAAGTACGGCAGGCCCAGGTGGCCCACCTCCACGTACAAAGTCTCGCCCGCGTGCAGCGGCCGGTCGCTGAACACCAGCGTCCGACTGCTGTCCAGGAAGTGGATGCAGGCGGCCGAGCGGTCCGCGGAGAGTATGACGTCGGAGCCGCGGACGGGGTGAAAGTGCAAGTCGTTGTCCAGCGGGGACGGCAGGCCGCGGGCCACCCTGGGGACGCTGAATCCGGTGGAGGCGGACGAGGAGGgcgtggaggaggaagaggtggaggagcagcaggggaTAAGCTGAGAGTAGTTATTGAGCTGGAGGGTGGCCATCTTGGCAGCGGCGGCCtggttgttttccagctgattgTTGCTGTAATTGGCCGAGTCGTGGCTACTCTGGGGCAGATAGGCACTCAGACGGGCCGCACTCAAGCAGCTGGATCCCACACTCTCTGCAAACGTGCTGTCTGTGGGAGCAAACGCGGACAAACAAAGCACGTTTTAAGAGAAGTACGTGACTTGGGCATAGTTCTGTCTGCCCCGAATAAGCTCGggtcatttctttcttttcagttcttgctgatccttttttttcttttattctccgCAGGGTTTTCTTAGCAGGACTACAGCTTGATACCTGAAGAATACAATGAGCTCTGAGACCCGTCTGTGTTACTGCAGTCAAATCAAAGAAATTCAAAGACGGCTGAGATAGCGAAAagtgaatgaaaaagaaatgtgagaaaCAGGACTCagatcataataataaataaataatcataaatatgttttctgtCAATTAACACATTTATCAGTTAACTAGTGGATTATATCACTTATATCAGGGTTTATTTGATTGGAAAATGAGAGGTTGAATATTTGCACatctgcatttttgttttgcatatgTCATTTACTATATATCCACTATTGTGTAGCGCTGGTCATTAGTTTTTCTCACTGTAACTGACGGCGGCTGGGTACAACACCGTACACGACAAATGTTTGCTGTCAAGGTACTGGGTAATTCATGCTGACTGACACTCCAAAGAGAGCTTGATTATGCTGCTGTGGTTATAGCCCTTCATACGTCGCtcttgttgtgatgtttgtcGGGGCTTCAAGTAAACCTTCCTTTTCTGTACAAATAAGCATTGTCGGCCGggggtttatttttcattcGCCAGTTTGTTCACGTCCCTATTTCGTTTCCTCCGAACCACGGCTCACGCGCAGAATTCGCAGCACGGCCGAATTTCGTGATGTTTCAGAGGCTGATATAAACAAGTCTGGCACTAGTAGTCCTCCTTTGACTTATGCCGCATTCCTTTATTACTATTTCTAGTGATGCCGGAGCAGTTGAGTGCACTGGCCCCTCACCAAAGCTCCTGGGATCTGCCGCCTTGACCAAACAAGGCCATAGCTCCTGTCAGACTGAAGATAAACACACCCAGTGAGTACGAGAGGGAAGCGCAGGGGAGAGGGTGATGGAAATAAAGCCAGCGTAAAGGGAGAAAGTGACAAAGCGCGGGAAAGTGGTAGTAAGAGAGCGAAAAAGAAGAGTGGTTAGGAGTGTTCGTGGTGATGTGTCACTGGTTGTGTATCTCTTAAGGTCATGTCAGACAATCTGAAAGGGCGAAGTTCTGGTTTTCAACAAGATGAGTCTTGTCACACAGATCATTGAATCACTGAGCCACCCCAGGCTGTGAAACTTAAGCCTGCTGAATTGGCCAGTGGTGGTGCAGGGCTTTGTAACACAGCTGCTTCTGAACTCCCAAGAAGAGAAGGTTTGACTTATTGATAGCATAGAAATATATTTCAGAGGACACAACCGTGTTCAAAATACATTACCTCACCGACTGACAAAGCGTAttccagtcaaaaaaaaatgacgtcACCggatgtatttatttcttcccTTTCGGAAATTTAGTTATGTACCGCGTATCTTGCTTGGCAGCAGTGACGGCAAAACATGTGTGATTTCATTATGCAAACAAGATAATAAAATGCTTACCAAGCAGCGTAACCTCCTGAGTGATGCCATAAATATCAATGATGGCCCAGAGTGGGCAGCCAATGCTGAGGCCACAGTGAAAGAGGATGGGCTCTCCTTCATTGATGCTGTAGAAAACCCTCCCATGGCGATCGGCCCAGAATGACAACACATTGTCCTTCAGGGCCAGTCTCTCAGGCAGGGCTTTGGCCCAGTAACCGGGCCGTGTCACCAGGTCTGGACAAGCGTACTTTGGGATGTCAGCAGCAAGCAGCTCGCTAGGGTCTAGGCTGGTGAAGCCAAAGCGCAGAGCTCCGCTCCAGCCAGTGTGCACACCAGTCAAGCGAAGGCGCACCTAGATAAGAGACACCAGTTATAAATCATCTTTGGTTCCTCACACATCCAGGCTTCAAAACAGGCGAAGCGACGAAGACAAACCTTCTCGTAGAGGTGAACGGGCCGATGGCTGAACGTGATTCCATTGCAGAAGCTGTTCTTGCGCGTGGCGCGGCGAAGCTGCCCGTCCAGCCTGATGTTCTTGCCTTTGGCGTGCGGGTGAAAGCGGGGCGACTCCACGCTGACGCTGACCGGAGGAGCAGAAGTTCTCCTCTCGACACCTGCCCCATTGTTGGGCAGGGTGTAGTACTGCCTGTTGGCCACTTGGCGGGGTTGCAGAGTCGCATCTGCGGGGTGGAGAAGCACCAGGGTTACgttgagagaaaagagagccATCGGTGATTAAAGCTGGAGACTAACACGGCATGTGGACAGGGGGTCTGCTTTTGTGCGACTCAGACAAGGTCAAAACTGTAATGTTTGTGGCATCAGCTGTTGGAAAACATATCAGCGCACAATAACTCGTTTGCAAGTGGCCCGTGGCAGCTGGTTTAGAGGGCAGAGGCCAGTGGCGAAAAGGAGCCCAGATTCTCACACACTTCCTTTTCTCGTAACGACTGTGAAGCCTCTCCGCTCCTCTGGAAAGGTACATTAAACAGTCTCATGTAACCCACATTTACAGTATAAAAAGGCAAACTGTCCCAAATCAGTCTTCCACCACATCCATATGGGATATTTATATCTCCCACATAAAACACGGTAAATATAGATAAAAACCCGTGAGCATATATGAGTGGGGAAAAACTTTTTTGGTAAAAGGTAAAACCAACACAGACATGACCGTTCCTAATATTAGCGCTAtcacaggagggaaaaaaaaaaacaacaataaaatcaacAGAAAGTCGACAACAGACGCAATAAGTCTTCCGCTTTTTTTATGGGCTACACACCCCCCTGGCCTACAGCATAAACAAACCCTGAATAGCCCCTTTCATTCCTCCACAGTTATCTTCAAAAGCGGAGCATGAATCACACAGGGCCCAGCCCTTATAGAAAGCACTCAAATAAAAGGCTTAATCTTTGATCACATCTTCACAGGAGTCGATGTCCTACTTGGTAAAAGCGCCGAGCATCGCGAAACAAATTAATGGGCCCAGCagtcaaaaaagacaaagtgtgCGTTGGCTTGAATGAGGCCCGGAGAGCTctgctttaatatttaataaaattaaagcTTGGGTTGAGTGTTTATGGTATGGATTGGCTGAAATTCAAAAGGAGGCCATGTTTCTGCTCTGCTCAGGGCCACGGAGtgattacatttttgtttaaaattcacTACGATCTAGTGTAAAGACAATAACTCAGTGAAATGTTCCACAGTACATTTCCTAAATGAGACATTATCACTGATTATATTCTAAACTATGAAGCAGCAGCAAGAACATCTGTAACATCTCAAATGATGTGCGGACGCCCCCTTCCTTTCTACTCTGCAAATTTGGCTTTTGGAGTAAAATatactttgtgtaaatgaaggaaaaaacacGTGGCTTAGCCTATATGCCTTCTAGGCTCGGCTACGTAGCAGACAGAGCGGCATAGCTGGGAGCCCGGAGGACGTACAGTGAAGCTTGATATAGACACTTGTTTGCCATTATTAGATGAAAGGCATAGCACGACAGGTCATGCAGCGAGAGGCAGCTCCCAGCGTGGTCAATTTTAAACCTATAGTCGGTGCCTCTCATAAATTAACAATGCACTTGTGTCAAAGGGCAGAACGTCTAATAAATACCTTGTTTTCTATGAAAATCCCAAGATGTCGCGGAACAAAACCTGCTCTTGTTCTTCACGAAAATCTGAGACTTAAGTCGCTTCTTTTTCTAAGTCTAAAAAGATGGCAGCAATAAAAACACCTTTGATTATTTGAAAAGAGTCTTCCAAATTTAAAGGCAACCTTGAGGAGTTTTTCACCTCCCCGGCTGCTTTAGAGGCAGGCTATGTACTTGTTTATGTGAGGGAGTCAACATTTCGAGCGTACGCGTGCACGTGCGTGTGCATGCAAGTGGGGCAATACATATATCTGTCAATggctttgtactttttttttattttaggtctgcaTGCAGTGGTAATGCACCAAGAATGCAGCACTGTCCTCCAGCCTGAATAAACATATAGGTCATTTGTCACTTCTCTCAGAGTGTGATAGAGcgcaggccttttttttttttcgtctccgATTAGTTTTATGCACAATAGCAACAAAGGTTTAAGTAAGGGTCAAGACTTGAGTTACAATGGAGGATATTTATTgctaaatgataaataaatatgtggaaTGTATACAGAAATGCCCGTCCacccaccctgacctcctccctgtGCGCACTTTAACTGTGTTTAACTACATCGCCTCCAGTTCCATCAGTATGACGGTCACTTAACCGCGCTGTCACAGTGAAAAGTAAGTGTTCAGTGCCATATGCAGAGTTCAACACAAGTCACCCTGAACAATAGAAGTCTTCCTTTGCTGTCAACTCTGAATGCTGGTTTAGTAAAAACTTGCATTATTCAAAAGCACACGGTGCAAAGCTGTCAGCGATGGAGAGCTCAAATTGCTGTTCCAAAAGTTTTATCAGCATGAAAATGCACTTTaatagttttctttgtttacataaaaaaaaaacagttctctATACGTGGGAccttaaatattatatttgtcCGGGGTGATTTTATATGTCACATCTGGTCATCTCCAgtttcttaaattaaaaaaaaatacatgtatataaaggTCGAGATTAACATTTTAAGATTTATCGCGCTACTGCAGAGATATTAGATGATTAAATAAGTCTGTTAGGATTCAGAATAAACTtgagcaacacaaacaggagCTATGTCAGTGTCGTTAATGGAAACGGCTCCAAACCGAGGCGCAGGTTAATGTTTCTTGATGATCCACCGAAACAAGACAACGGCATCAAACTGTCTTTGACAAGAACCAGGGACCTGTAATGGGGTCATTTTTATAGAGAATTGAGAAAAAGTGACAAGACATCTGATCGGGACTAGATGTAAACTTAGCGGATGCTTCAAGGTTGCTGCCGTCACACAAGGTCTCACATTGGGTAGGTATATATCTGCCGGCGTACACGAAATCTGCTGCTTTGAGAGAGAAAACAGTTGGGTAGCAGGAATGTTGACTCCCTGTATTGTTCCTAATGAACggaaaagatgaataaatacaatCATAAGACTGCACAAGACACGGCGCTGTGCCAAGGAACGgtttttgaaatgtaaaacgGATTATGAGCATTCGTCAGGGTTATCTCTGGCCTCAAGAAGATCTCTTTCCTCGCTTGGGCTGCGTGTGTTCATTGTGCTGTACCTAATTCACCGAGCAAGACACAAGCCCTTGTGCAAATTAAAGGACATTAAGGGTTGTTTGTGTTACATAATTATTTCTGGAAGTTGTGAATATGAAACACTGGGGGGTGGGGACACCTGACGAATAACTCTGTAAAGTGGGAGATAAAAATCTGCTTTATATGCACATCTCTAATAAAGACCCAAGAGATCTATTATTTCCCCGTTAATGGAAACCATACAGAGCAAGCAATAGGacccacgctgctgctgctgctcctctatGACTAAACGTTCTCAGACCAAACTCTACGTCAGCTGCTCCGGTGGCAGCAGCCACATCATTTAACTGGTGAGTGGGATTGTTGGGGGCGTGGGAGTGTGACAGACATTAAATCAAAGTGATATGAGGAACTGATTATCAAGTAATGTGCTCTAGGTGTCTTGACAAAGCAGCTCTGATATTCTGGGAGCTCGTAATAACAGCTCTATTCAAAAACCGGAGcttaccaaaaaaacaaaaaccaaaaaaacaatgggtgaatgaataaatcactgATAATCACTTGAGATGGTGCTTTACATCAGACAGATTTGATAGTTTCAATAACAGCAGAACAATTCCAGGAAACATAGATGCATCATGACCTATGTTTTATAATGATGCTGCATTTTAAGATTGTGgttactgatgttttttttttctttttctttttttcctattttctgGACCTGCTGGTGAATCATTCATTCGTGGGAACAACTGCTGATGTAggaattcatgttaaaaagtgcCAATTAAGCAATGTTGTAGCACATgaaccaataaaacaaacaaacaaaaaaaaatacaaaacaaaaaaaaaacgattcacAAATGGTAATAAGTACTATATATGCGCACACAAACAGTCAAGAAGAAAGcagcaaataaagacaaatcagtGTGGTGGTTGCACACCACAACTTCAACTAATCCGGACACTGGTGAAATCAGGGATGCAAGAAACGAACAAACGCACCCATTGTTTCAG
Protein-coding regions in this window:
- the neurl1b gene encoding E3 ubiquitin-protein ligase NEURL1B isoform X1, yielding MGSNHSSNRLPALCRLPLPHKDKKLKSSTKDATLQPRQVANRQYYTLPNNGAGVERRTSAPPVSVSVESPRFHPHAKGKNIRLDGQLRRATRKNSFCNGITFSHRPVHLYEKVRLRLTGVHTGWSGALRFGFTSLDPSELLAADIPKYACPDLVTRPGYWAKALPERLALKDNVLSFWADRHGRVFYSINEGEPILFHCGLSIGCPLWAIIDIYGITQEVTLLDSTFAESVGSSCLSAARLSAYLPQSSHDSANYSNNQLENNQAAAAKMATLQLNNYSQLIPCCSSTSSSSTPSSSASTGFSVPRVARGLPSPLDNDLHFHPVRGSDVILSADRSAACIHFLDSSRTLVFSDRPLHAGETLYVEVGHLGLPYFGALSFGLTSCDPAGLHAGDLPADPEVLLDRKEYWVLHRGFPTLGSGDVLSFSVLPGGEVHHGVNGVGRGRLLCVDSSQVLWAFFTLHGAVNRLRILGTLQSSPPSTSPTTSQSSSPDDSDSDLAFSVNRSSSASESSLVTAPSSPLSPPTSPSFSAPEPPSAGKNGECTVCFDHEVDTVIYTCGHMCLCNDCGLKLKRQINACCPICRRPIKDVIKTYRP
- the neurl1b gene encoding E3 ubiquitin-protein ligase NEURL1B isoform X2, giving the protein MGNTTPKPLIDATLQPRQVANRQYYTLPNNGAGVERRTSAPPVSVSVESPRFHPHAKGKNIRLDGQLRRATRKNSFCNGITFSHRPVHLYEKVRLRLTGVHTGWSGALRFGFTSLDPSELLAADIPKYACPDLVTRPGYWAKALPERLALKDNVLSFWADRHGRVFYSINEGEPILFHCGLSIGCPLWAIIDIYGITQEVTLLDSTFAESVGSSCLSAARLSAYLPQSSHDSANYSNNQLENNQAAAAKMATLQLNNYSQLIPCCSSTSSSSTPSSSASTGFSVPRVARGLPSPLDNDLHFHPVRGSDVILSADRSAACIHFLDSSRTLVFSDRPLHAGETLYVEVGHLGLPYFGALSFGLTSCDPAGLHAGDLPADPEVLLDRKEYWVLHRGFPTLGSGDVLSFSVLPGGEVHHGVNGVGRGRLLCVDSSQVLWAFFTLHGAVNRLRILGTLQSSPPSTSPTTSQSSSPDDSDSDLAFSVNRSSSASESSLVTAPSSPLSPPTSPSFSAPEPPSAGKNGECTVCFDHEVDTVIYTCGHMCLCNDCGLKLKRQINACCPICRRPIKDVIKTYRP